TTACATTAAAAAAGGATGACGAAAGCACCACATGTCTACTTAACTTCCGTTAAATGAGTACCTCACTCACATCGTCCAACCCTTCGCATCAACGGTTATAATTACgaacaatacaaatattataacgaatataggcctattaaaaagcATGTCACAGTATTACACAAGATATGGCTATAACACGTTAAAGAAGAAGTGTTCTATTATAGTACCAAAAGTATTTCGTTCATAATCGTTCTTAATGTAACCATTTTTGTTTTCGCCTTCTTGTTGTTTCTgtgtattttcaatttatattgtGTCTTTTATCATTGTCTGTTATTGGTCTTTGGCTGTTGGATGTGAATTTCACAAAGTAATTCAAAACTCTGTTTAAATTAGCTGTTAGTCCATTattagaagaagaagaagaagaagaagaagaagaagtatgatacgataaaaaaaatgtatacatacaaattacaatgaaatataaatgactgttaaaatatacagtacatttgttTGATGCTACGGAACTATTATGTGATTGCTATCTATGTCACGATTCTATTGATTCTATAATTATACTGACATACTCATACACTAATGATAAATAAGATGTAAATGTTGCGATCTAATCTAATCTAATTACTAAAACAAGAAAGGAAGTGTGAAGCCTGGTACAGTAATTACTTTTTCAATGATTCTTTTATAAAATCTAATGACAACACGTGGTATCTGATGCAGTGACCAAGATCTTCATCTTCTTCAAAATTTGTTGTGTAAATCATCAAAAACCCTGATTTACCCTCACTCATAAAAGGAACAATTTGTTCACATTTAACTTTACTTCTGTTTTGTAAAATGTCAATCGGCTTGTAATCCTTTCCACTTCCGGCATGTATCGGCTTTAAACGAATAATTCTATTGTCAGTTGTGTCTTCTAAAAAATGCCACAAACCTTCAAATTTCAATTTCTCTCTTTCCTGATTTGTAGGGTCTTCTTCCTCTATTGTTTTACTCTcttttttagttttcttttttGATTTTCCCTCCGTTTTGAATGGTTTCGTAATACCATGCTTTACATTGTCAATAAAACTCCGTCTCTTTTCTATTTCCTTTGATTCTTCTTCATGTACACAAGGTGTCGACTCATCAGGCTCTTGTTGACTTGTTCCTTGTATGTCTTCTACTTGTTTTACTtctgtttctttttcttttactaCTGCTCCTGCTTTTTCTTCCTTCGGAGTTTCATTAGATTCTTCATTTGTAGGAACGCTCTCATATTCTGCATCAGAAATGGGTTTTTTCTTGCTTTTAATTGACGATAATGTTTTTGAAACTTTACCAAGTACACCCCGTTTCCTTGTTGTCGCGTCGGTTGTTTTTTCTTCATCTGTTTCATTTGTACCCGCTTGTGGCACATCAGTGTTTGGATTATCATCTTTTGTTTCCCCCAAGTTCTGATTTTCATTTTGCGGTTGTTGATTTGTGACTGGCGCAACTAGATTTTTGACGGAGTTCTTTAAATCTGCAAGCACACCTTGTTTTCTTTCGGTATTTAATGGTTCTTTTGTTGCAGATGCCGATGTCTCTTTGTGATTAGATTTAGCATCATCGGTTTTATTTATAGCTGGAACACAAATAAACTTTCCATCTGAAGAAAGTGCAACACTTACTACGGGCATATAAGTAGTTGAAGTCtggaaaaaatatgtattagtCAAAACTAAGTTTCATTagtttaattatgaataatatactgtactttgcACGAATGTGCATTTTCAAGTACGGAAAGTATCGGTGAGAGGACAACTATATCAATAATAAACCATCCTCTGAATAAAACACCTTACCTGCTCTTTTTTCAAAAACGTTGTACAATTATCATTACTAACTCCTTCATACACAACCTTACAGGACTGTAACAATGAAACTATCGCACGTACTTTATCATTGTCTGTTTCGATTATCTGGGAAAAGGCAGATTCGTTAGATGCGATTAACAATACTATAAAAGTTGTTTAATAACAGTAAATGTTATTGTGTTAGTATAGTTCGTTGATTAAACTTTACACCATTAAGTCAAAAAAGGCCAAACCTGAATTCGCATATTATCCTCAGCATTTTCCATCTTCAAGTATACGATATTCCAATCAATTTCATTTTCTGTCCACAATATAAAAGGCTGATAACCTACAGAGAAAGAAAACAGTGTTAGCCTTAAACACAGCATgcaaaatgtatattatactaTTTAGACTTTTATAGATTAAGAACTAAAACTTAAGCCCATTGATGAAATATTTGACTTGGTGAATAGGGCTGCTTGTCAGTACAGTGAACATTAGTTCAGATAAAGGACTATTTGACTGAGTTTGATCGGTCCTAAATTTACATTTAGTAAACCTGTATTGTGTTAAAAATTAACTGACGAGAAACAGTATATCCTTTACACATAAACTTTCTAGATTTAAGCTTAATGTATATTGTATGTAAAATGTGTGATTCTTACTGAAAGACTGCTTTTCGACATCCGCTTGCTTTTGTGTAGATAACGGAAGATACTTGACCCTGAATTCGTTTGTTTGACCATGCCTaccattttcatttgttttaccTGTAAAAcgcaaaaaatataaataataactttacGGATCAATAATCCAGTAATAATAGGCCAGTAGCTTATTCTTGCCAACATAAATAAACAACTACAAAGTAAGTGGAAGGAAACACAAAAGAGAACTAAATCCCTATGTAGATAAAACATAGCCTTTTGTAAGATGGTGGGACCAAACCCTATTAGTCACACAGGCTATTCACCCCTTATTCTCCCCGATGCCTACTCAACTTGGAACACTACATTCCTGAGGTGGGTCTTCCAAGGAAAGTCAATCAGGATGTGGTTAgggcgccttgagcactctggagtggtatgtgcacTATAAAaatctcattattattattattattattaccatttgATTAGTCATTCTTactgtccccttaatataaatatatgttttgtagttAAGTTAGTTAGTTTGGGTATTGATTCTTGAAACTATAACATCAATCAGAATCACTACAATTTCACATTGTTTGATCATCCTacttttgattgaataaatagtATATTGTACATTACATTGAATAATTTTGTGCCATCGTTATTGTCTTGGCCCTCGACACGACTACAAATCATTCATAAATATACAAACACGTCCAGCACCAAAGAGAACGTCCTtccgttgcgtcctagtgggaatcaagtATGATACGAACCGAAAGTTTGTTTGTGTACAAACActaaacaaacataattattcTTAACAATTTTACCTTTTCGTTTTACCCAACCACCAACAACCAGCCGTCCAGTGGATAACTTTTTACCGCTTAGATAATCTAGAATGATAAAAACCCGTTTTTAATATAAATGGAAAGAATGACAACTCAACCAGCCTATTGTATGTCTAAATTATTGCTGATTTGGATTCCATATCGACAGTCATGTCATTAAGTGAGCGCACGCTAGTTTAACTTACCAAATTTTAAATCTTCAACAGAACCATTTGACTCCaatattttgatgacgtcattcaTTATTCTGAACAATGGATTTTTGTTTGGCAAAACTACAATCAACTTCCTTTTAATTCTTGACTTAGATTTTGATACATTAACAACCCCGATGAGAATATAAGGGGTATGTTTACCAGGTAACACGGCGTAACTCAGTAATTCCTTTCTGAAAACAAAGATACTACGATGTATAATGTTGATATATACAATACAGAAGGAAGTATCAACTGTACGTTTGACCGGTTGTTTTCCACTAACTTggtaattcaacaaaaaaagatgatttattTGAAGAAagctttatataataattagcaTGCTAACGCTAATGTTGTTAATGGAGCAATTCCGAGAACATTCAACACTATATCTCAAACATAGCtcaataattaacaattaaGGTTACAAAATCTTACTCTGCCTGGATTAGCACGTTAGCTTCTTCGTCCCATGTAATACGGGTAGGGAATTCCTGCGTCATGTCAGGAATTCCTCTACACATTATGTACTTATGGTGGTCATTCAAAAGCAAAAAAGCCCTGTTGTTAAGAACTACTCCACCAGAgctgaaaaataatacaaaatataaggTATTTATATACAATCTTTAAATAATGACCTCGTTACGAGCCGAGACCCATACATACATGGTTTATTAATATGGCAGTTAACACCACGATAActtctataggcctactatttgttattgtatgtaTCAAAACTGGATATTTATTAAATTCTTTTAATACTAACATTATTAAACTGTCTCTTTCTTAAATACTGTTAATATTATTTCCCTATTTGCTATGTTCATCCTATAATTACGATACCACCTTTGCTATTTAACATTGTTTTCAATTAAACACAACAAACTACATACCTAAGCAATCTTCCATCTGTATTTCTATGAACTGcatctaaaaaaattatttaattaaaaagttaTCTTCCAatctattaaagatgtattgtccccccaaaaacatgatAAATGAAGATTATtcaaatcagattttgaataggccattagTAGTTTAAATCAAGTAAATCACTTCCGTATAAAAgaaactaaaatttaaaaaaatgttaaattcaaccaaaatcaCATTAGTTGGACgcaaatttgactatttttcctttaaatcacattttttcaggtaaatatttgtATAGTCAAAGTGAATGACTATAATGAAACTTAGAAAATAGCATAACATATAGCACAATTTTATTGGGTGACGTATTGACAATACAACTGATTTGTTCAAACAAACCAGTTCAGATcaattataatcattttttttcaatttatgtcATATAATTCAATAGAATGGATGTAAAATGATGGATGTAAACATATTTCTCAGCTTTCCTTATCTCAATATGACTTGATTAGGGTACTCTGGaaattataacattaataatatagtctaccttgtttttataattaaattgtctCCCCATACTTACTTGTGAGTCTAATGCCTAATTCACCACCAAATCTAAATCGTGTTGTTGGTTTAGCACCAGACTGTTTTGGTTCCTGTTTTACATTCACAAAGCATCCAAAACGCCCTTCATCGTCATCAGTCACAGAGCGGGATTCTAGAGATCCTTCCGCACCTTTCACACCTTTACTTATTTTAGACTTACAATTCAGAGATATATTTGGTTGGTAGATTTTTGTTTTATCTTGATTCTTCTTATTTGGTTTTAAGACAAAGTCAAAGTACGGTTCTTTGTATCCACTAATGGTTATGATATCCAATAGTTGGTCTGTGTAAGTTAACTCAAATGGAGCTGCTACGTCAGATCCTCTTGGTACTACAATCTCAccaaatttaaatgttattggtTCATCTTTCACTAGATCTTTGTTCACCTTCACTGGTTGAATATCATATTTCtcttacaaaaattaaaaaagtgttagatatcattttatataataaatgcattttaataACGTGCAAATATCATCAGTGGCTCAGAATAAATATAATGACGTACGTGCGCATACATAATCATATAATGTACATTTTGAGTATTCTTCCCTGAATTTATGTTTCTTAGGAACTTTATTCAACAAATTAGTCATAATaaccataataataaaaatgtagtactgcagggattatttttttacataatttcatttaaaaaaacatttattttcctccatagcaatacaatacaaaatagtaTACAGATGATAaggtaaaataataatgataaagatgattGTTGGATGGACAAAAGAAAAGAGGCTATGGAGGAAGGCATAATAATAATGGAGTGGAGCTGTACTGGGGTGGAAGGTGTTGCGGAGGGGGTTTGGTTAAcgcaatcctgacctagtgccagggttgtaactcacaactctttcaactccactccctaagcctcaaatgagaattaataagcatgataaattataaaatagtttatccatcctgtaatttgCGAGTTGCACATAAGATACATCCGAAAA
This region of Antedon mediterranea chromosome 8, ecAntMedi1.1, whole genome shotgun sequence genomic DNA includes:
- the LOC140056405 gene encoding uncharacterized protein; amino-acid sequence: MTITRSWEWLSFWSLMLTVFLEYSVGQSITKLTAESQFAIEGQETTTLPCYFIPTNAVIGKYYWKKNETVIARKDDAASRYSLSDPKQGDTAGYVSLTINAVSRQDEGSYTCGVNDESTGATILFQTKCSLTVYYLDTPTLMALGDLEAVRGSKVSMSCNLKDAYPKQITRTWFHGNKILKEIPGKINFKNDILEIETFDESNKGNYSCKVENESELGKNEKASNSITYRLKDEVTAPPSTSSSGAIIATFVILAIVVIVILGVVYVIYSRKKEQRDIYTIIETITNNKASHKLIQHLTDTPGDLKEKYDIQPVKVNKDLVKDEPITFKFGEIVVPRGSDVAAPFELTYTDQLLDIITISGYKEPYFDFVLKPNKKNQDKTKIYQPNISLNCKSKISKGVKGAEGSLESRSVTDDDEGRFGCFVNVKQEPKQSGAKPTTRFRFGGELGIRLTNAVHRNTDGRLLSSGGVVLNNRAFLLLNDHHKYIMCRGIPDMTQEFPTRITWDEEANVLIQAEKELLSYAVLPGKHTPYILIGVVNVSKSKSRIKRKLIVVLPNKNPLFRIMNDVIKILESNGSVEDLKFDYLSGKKLSTGRLVVGGWVKRKGKTNENGRHGQTNEFRVKYLPLSTQKQADVEKQSFSYQPFILWTENEIDWNIVYLKMENAEDNMRIQIIETDNDKVRAIVSLLQSCKVVYEGVSNDNCTTFLKKEQTSTTYMPVVSVALSSDGKFICVPAINKTDDAKSNHKETSASATKEPLNTERKQGVLADLKNSVKNLVAPVTNQQPQNENQNLGETKDDNPNTDVPQAGTNETDEEKTTDATTRKRGVLGKVSKTLSSIKSKKKPISDAEYESVPTNEESNETPKEEKAGAVVKEKETEVKQVEDIQGTSQQEPDESTPCVHEEESKEIEKRRSFIDNVKHGITKPFKTEGKSKKKTKKESKTIEEEDPTNQEREKLKFEGLWHFLEDTTDNRIIRLKPIHAGSGKDYKPIDILQNRSKVKCEQIVPFMSEGKSGFLMIYTTNFEEDEDLGHCIRYHVLSLDFIKESLKK